The Sinomonas sp. P10A9 genome includes a window with the following:
- a CDS encoding MaoC family dehydratase, which produces MDSAPFDPGHVTVFRKTVTETDLVLFAGITGDFASNHTDEEYMRGTPFGTRQIHGALIVGFMSAVAARALEDARPKGFTPVSLGYDRIRFIQPVFPGQTLALRHEWEEYDPAALRATAAVEARVEGEAVAVARHVVKWVHS; this is translated from the coding sequence ATGGACAGCGCGCCCTTCGATCCCGGCCACGTGACCGTCTTCCGCAAGACGGTCACCGAGACGGACCTCGTGCTCTTCGCGGGGATCACCGGCGACTTCGCGAGCAACCACACCGACGAGGAGTACATGCGCGGCACCCCATTCGGAACGCGGCAGATCCACGGGGCGCTCATCGTCGGATTCATGTCCGCGGTCGCCGCGCGGGCCCTCGAGGACGCGCGCCCGAAGGGGTTCACGCCGGTTTCCCTTGGATACGACCGCATCCGGTTCATCCAACCGGTATTCCCCGGGCAGACTCTCGCGCTCCGCCACGAGTGGGAGGAGTATGACCCCGCCGCCCTGCGAGCCACGGCGGCCGTCGAGGCGCGCGTGGAAGGAGAGGCGGTCGCGGTCGCCCGTCACGTGGTGAAGTGGGTGCACTCCTGA